The following coding sequences are from one Paenarthrobacter ureafaciens window:
- a CDS encoding Abi family protein, whose protein sequence is MPTPVKAYKTYDEQVDLLASRGMDIGDRDAAIQELQHINYYRLSGYWYAFRRQGTSGREDTFYAGTTFQDVVRLYTFDASLRTATFASLAPIELALRALIGHALGTLHECAHLEPKVLGPRASQGGSYATWIKRYKKSLADSKEDFVKHHQAKYAGTLPVWAAVEVLDWGALTYLYGFSPRHIQNDIADKFGLTAPQLESWMKSLNVVRNICAHHGRLFNKVHAIKPKLPAVGHLLEVDKARQEMNRTFGQLTLIQHMLRTLDVGRRQLLPAVLRTYPDVKLLPISHVGAPPQWAGSALWK, encoded by the coding sequence TTGCCGACACCCGTCAAGGCCTACAAGACTTACGACGAGCAGGTTGACCTCCTAGCCTCCCGGGGCATGGACATCGGGGATCGAGACGCAGCGATCCAAGAACTCCAGCACATCAACTACTACCGTCTTAGCGGATACTGGTACGCCTTTAGGCGGCAGGGAACCTCCGGCCGTGAAGACACTTTCTACGCTGGCACTACTTTCCAGGACGTCGTAAGGCTTTACACCTTCGATGCAAGCCTCCGGACAGCAACCTTCGCCTCCCTGGCCCCTATCGAGCTTGCGTTGAGGGCACTGATCGGCCACGCCCTCGGCACACTGCACGAATGCGCCCATCTGGAGCCGAAAGTTCTGGGCCCACGTGCGAGCCAAGGCGGCTCATACGCGACGTGGATTAAGCGCTACAAAAAGAGTCTTGCTGATTCGAAGGAGGACTTCGTAAAGCATCACCAGGCGAAGTATGCCGGGACTCTTCCAGTTTGGGCGGCGGTAGAAGTCCTCGACTGGGGAGCCCTCACTTACTTGTATGGTTTCTCGCCGCGACACATTCAAAACGACATTGCTGACAAGTTCGGCCTGACGGCCCCGCAGTTAGAGTCATGGATGAAGTCGCTCAACGTAGTGCGGAACATTTGCGCTCATCACGGCAGACTCTTCAACAAAGTCCACGCGATCAAGCCAAAGCTTCCAGCCGTGGGCCACTTACTTGAAGTTGATAAAGCCCGCCAAGAGATGAACCGGACCTTCGGGCAACTGACGCTCATCCAGCACATGCTTCGGACCCTTGACGTCGGACGGCGACAACTTCTCCCGGCGGTTCTACGCACATATCCCGATGTAAAGCTGCTACCTATCTCGCATGTTGGTGCTCCCCCGCAATGGGCAGGCTCGGCGCTCTGGAAATAG
- a CDS encoding ROK family transcriptional regulator yields MTVVQTLPAADSQSRAKKAAPGFGASELFQILRDGRPRTRSELAAATGFARSTITARVEELLQTGFIAPVGDAASTGGRPPARVAFNPSARVVAAGDIGATHATVAVVDLAGTTLAKAREKIQIADGPESVLDWLTEAVSSLLSKLQRAPEDLIAVGIGLPGPVEHSTGKPSQPPIMPGWDGFDVPGYVQGTFDVAVLVDNDVNIMALGERAACWPQTDNMLFLKVATGIGSGIISSGQLQRGEKGTAGDVGHIAVNRAAGIACRCGNIGCLEAIAGRPAVARALRAAGVDVPNDSDVMALVRQGNILASQTMRQAGRDIGEVLNMCVSLLNPAVIVIGGSMAEAGEQLIAGIREVVYARSTPLATQDLSIVQARTGAEAGITGAAIMALDHVLAPENLQMLAASQ; encoded by the coding sequence ATGACCGTGGTCCAGACGTTGCCTGCTGCAGACAGCCAGTCCAGGGCGAAGAAAGCGGCACCGGGTTTCGGTGCCAGTGAGCTCTTTCAGATACTGAGGGACGGTCGTCCGCGCACACGCTCGGAGCTCGCGGCAGCCACCGGTTTTGCCCGGTCCACCATCACGGCCCGCGTTGAGGAGTTACTGCAGACTGGTTTCATTGCCCCTGTTGGTGATGCCGCTTCCACCGGGGGCAGACCACCCGCGCGTGTGGCGTTCAATCCGTCGGCGCGGGTGGTTGCCGCCGGTGATATCGGCGCCACGCACGCGACCGTGGCAGTCGTGGATCTGGCTGGGACCACCCTGGCGAAGGCAAGGGAAAAAATTCAGATTGCGGACGGTCCGGAATCTGTACTTGACTGGCTGACCGAAGCCGTCAGCAGCCTTCTGTCAAAGCTTCAGCGCGCCCCCGAAGACCTGATCGCGGTGGGGATTGGCCTGCCAGGGCCGGTCGAACACTCAACGGGGAAACCATCCCAGCCGCCGATCATGCCCGGCTGGGACGGCTTCGACGTGCCCGGCTACGTTCAGGGAACGTTTGACGTCGCCGTGCTCGTGGATAACGACGTCAACATCATGGCACTGGGCGAGCGGGCGGCATGCTGGCCACAAACGGACAACATGCTATTCCTCAAAGTAGCCACAGGCATCGGCTCAGGAATTATCAGCAGCGGGCAACTGCAGCGCGGAGAAAAAGGCACCGCCGGCGACGTGGGGCACATCGCCGTCAACAGGGCCGCCGGGATCGCATGCCGCTGCGGCAACATCGGATGCCTCGAAGCCATCGCCGGCCGCCCGGCCGTGGCCCGTGCCCTACGCGCTGCCGGTGTCGACGTTCCCAACGATTCGGATGTCATGGCACTAGTCCGCCAAGGCAACATACTCGCCAGCCAGACCATGCGCCAGGCCGGGAGAGACATCGGCGAAGTCCTCAACATGTGCGTGAGCCTACTGAACCCCGCCGTCATCGTGATCGGCGGTTCCATGGCTGAAGCCGGAGAACAACTCATTGCAGGGATCAGGGAAGTTGTTTACGCCCGCTCAACACCCCTGGCCACCCAGGATCTCTCCATCGTGCAAGCCCGAACCGGAGCCGAGGCCGGCATCACCGGCGCAGCCATCATGGCACTGGACCACGTCCTGGCCCCGGAGAACCTCCAGATGCTCGCCGCCAGTCAGTGA
- a CDS encoding sugar phosphate isomerase/epimerase family protein, with product MFRYTAEILPYHDMPLEDAVRDLAEIGFTEVNLWSSASPLAHHVNPGDDPGKIREVLDKYGMKPCGLTVYGKNQDEILERVQFAADLGIDTVIFDCEANYSDFVGSFLPPIVEAGAKAGVRIAVENHLTVPFSADFEAGGNEDKRWDEGVDTFAQIKRLVRDIDDPYLGVCLAPPHMWVMQETISEVVAFLTERKRLYYYYIWDVDRAYRHGVDGLNFGPGEKQLPSPEGTLDHRFLLSELKRAGYEGAASLKCHGTHGWSMEKIGREIRRSDAYIRDAYETLKK from the coding sequence ATGTTCCGCTACACCGCAGAAATTCTCCCTTATCACGACATGCCCCTCGAGGATGCGGTCAGGGACCTGGCTGAGATCGGGTTTACCGAAGTCAACTTGTGGTCGTCCGCATCACCCCTGGCCCACCACGTGAATCCGGGAGATGATCCGGGCAAAATCCGTGAGGTCTTGGACAAATACGGCATGAAGCCGTGCGGACTCACGGTCTACGGCAAGAACCAGGACGAAATCCTCGAGCGCGTGCAGTTCGCGGCGGACCTGGGCATCGACACGGTCATCTTCGACTGCGAGGCCAACTATTCCGACTTCGTCGGATCGTTCCTGCCGCCTATCGTGGAAGCCGGTGCCAAGGCGGGGGTCCGCATCGCCGTGGAAAACCACCTTACGGTCCCGTTTTCCGCCGACTTTGAAGCCGGGGGCAACGAAGACAAGCGCTGGGACGAAGGTGTGGACACCTTTGCCCAAATCAAGCGCCTTGTGCGGGACATCGACGATCCTTACTTGGGGGTTTGCCTTGCTCCGCCCCACATGTGGGTCATGCAGGAAACGATCAGTGAAGTCGTTGCTTTCCTGACCGAGCGTAAACGGCTGTACTACTACTACATCTGGGACGTCGACCGGGCGTACCGCCACGGCGTAGATGGCCTGAACTTCGGACCCGGCGAGAAACAACTTCCCTCGCCCGAGGGAACATTGGACCACCGTTTCCTCCTGTCAGAACTCAAGCGAGCGGGGTACGAGGGCGCCGCCAGCTTGAAATGCCATGGAACGCATGGGTGGAGCATGGAGAAGATCGGACGGGAGATCCGCAGATCCGATGCTTACATCCGCGACGCGTACGAGACGCTGAAAAAGTAA
- a CDS encoding zinc-binding dehydrogenase, producing the protein MRAVILPGDKKVVVADRERPEPKPHEVLVQTKASAICRSDMSLYYGNPIVGGEAAETGDVVPGHEAAGVVVAVGEAVTGVAVGDRVAAHLAVGCGHCEYCGAGYTMLCPDWKCFGFDFPGGDAEYFTIAARNALPLPEQFSFKAGAVLTDMIGSQYHVQKKMAVSGNKTVAVIGLGPMGSAAVLVAKGFGARVIAVDILDERLEQARVLGADDVVNSRDTDAAEAIRNLTHGRGVEVAIDCSGNPAGQNTALDAAAKLGSVAFVGESRATEINPSDQILRKLLTVVGGWYFPLGEWSEILRFIADNKVNVEAIISHEYSLEDAEQAFGAFDRRETEKAVFTWS; encoded by the coding sequence GTGCGTGCAGTAATTCTCCCCGGTGATAAGAAGGTCGTTGTCGCCGATCGTGAACGTCCGGAGCCGAAACCCCATGAGGTCCTGGTCCAAACCAAGGCTTCCGCTATCTGTCGTAGCGATATGAGCCTGTACTACGGCAACCCGATTGTCGGCGGTGAGGCTGCAGAAACGGGTGACGTGGTCCCGGGCCATGAAGCGGCAGGAGTTGTCGTGGCAGTAGGGGAAGCCGTCACCGGTGTTGCGGTGGGTGACCGTGTCGCGGCTCATCTTGCCGTTGGTTGTGGCCACTGCGAGTACTGCGGCGCAGGCTACACAATGCTCTGTCCCGACTGGAAGTGTTTCGGTTTCGACTTTCCCGGCGGCGACGCTGAGTACTTCACCATCGCGGCCCGAAACGCGCTCCCGCTGCCCGAGCAGTTCAGCTTCAAGGCAGGTGCCGTGCTGACCGACATGATCGGCAGCCAATATCACGTCCAGAAGAAAATGGCCGTAAGCGGCAATAAGACAGTCGCGGTCATCGGTCTAGGCCCGATGGGCTCCGCAGCCGTTCTCGTCGCCAAGGGCTTCGGGGCACGGGTTATTGCCGTTGACATCCTGGATGAACGGCTCGAACAAGCCCGGGTCCTTGGCGCGGACGATGTCGTCAACAGCAGGGACACCGACGCTGCGGAAGCAATTCGCAACCTGACTCATGGACGAGGCGTCGAAGTCGCCATCGATTGTTCGGGCAACCCTGCCGGCCAGAACACCGCTCTCGACGCCGCAGCAAAGCTGGGCTCCGTCGCCTTCGTCGGAGAGTCCAGAGCGACGGAAATCAACCCGAGCGACCAGATCCTCCGCAAGCTGCTGACCGTCGTCGGCGGCTGGTACTTCCCGCTGGGCGAGTGGTCCGAAATCCTGCGCTTCATCGCGGACAACAAGGTCAATGTCGAAGCAATCATTAGCCACGAATATTCCCTGGAAGACGCCGAACAGGCGTTCGGCGCCTTCGATCGGCGCGAGACCGAGAAGGCCGTCTTTACCTGGTCCTGA
- a CDS encoding ABC transporter substrate-binding protein: MLYTTDEANSAAVASLVPKFKEKLGIDLKIDNQPYDALQQKVFSEFASSSSYYDIVVVDTPWAPALVQNLEPLTPYIQNKDLNTIGDANIGDFIPKVFYDTAVYNAESPIKRYPNETEKPAPDAIKTAGFDVYGLPIQSNVAVMAYRSDLFNDPQQKENFKAKYGKDLKVPETWDEYAQTAEFFTQPDKNLYGTTVMAGVGDWATDDFKTLLASFGGNGHLVNEDLSLAFDTPEGAKALSYYAKLAQSGHVPPGSTSADWGTTAESFDNGLAAMTINYHDLKLADNVKGSIGYAPVPKADATGPHFGTWMLSVNKNSKNKEWAYQAISWLTAAEQQTAMTEKSLHPSRSSVYSAIKDDHPLAAFYETLGKSLEVGVGRARLTNYTEVSHEIAVAVNNAARGSASPEQALKGAADKISTLLKSAGY, encoded by the coding sequence ATGCTTTACACCACCGACGAAGCGAACAGCGCGGCTGTGGCATCCCTGGTCCCGAAGTTTAAGGAGAAGCTCGGGATCGACCTAAAGATTGACAATCAGCCCTACGACGCCCTCCAACAGAAAGTCTTCTCGGAATTCGCATCCAGCAGCAGCTACTACGACATCGTCGTTGTCGACACACCCTGGGCACCGGCCCTCGTGCAGAACCTTGAGCCGCTTACTCCCTATATCCAAAACAAGGACCTGAACACGATCGGTGACGCCAACATCGGGGATTTCATCCCGAAAGTCTTCTACGACACGGCCGTCTACAATGCCGAGTCTCCGATCAAGCGCTACCCCAACGAGACCGAAAAGCCTGCCCCGGACGCCATCAAAACTGCGGGCTTCGACGTATACGGGCTTCCGATCCAGTCAAATGTCGCCGTCATGGCATACCGGAGTGACCTCTTCAACGATCCCCAGCAGAAGGAAAACTTCAAAGCCAAATACGGTAAGGACCTGAAGGTCCCGGAAACCTGGGACGAATACGCTCAGACGGCCGAGTTCTTTACCCAGCCGGACAAGAATCTGTACGGAACCACTGTCATGGCCGGCGTAGGCGACTGGGCAACGGATGACTTCAAGACACTTCTGGCCTCATTTGGCGGGAACGGACACCTTGTCAACGAGGATCTGAGTCTGGCCTTCGACACCCCCGAGGGAGCCAAGGCCCTCAGCTACTACGCCAAGCTCGCCCAAAGCGGCCATGTACCCCCAGGCAGCACCTCCGCCGACTGGGGAACCACAGCTGAATCCTTCGACAATGGGCTGGCAGCCATGACCATCAACTACCACGACCTGAAGCTCGCGGACAACGTCAAGGGCTCCATCGGATACGCTCCGGTTCCCAAGGCCGACGCCACAGGCCCCCACTTTGGCACCTGGATGCTAAGCGTCAACAAGAATTCCAAGAACAAGGAATGGGCCTACCAGGCAATCAGCTGGCTTACTGCCGCAGAGCAGCAGACGGCCATGACCGAAAAATCCCTGCACCCGAGCCGCAGTTCCGTGTACTCCGCCATCAAGGATGACCACCCCCTCGCCGCCTTCTACGAAACTCTGGGGAAGTCCCTGGAAGTAGGCGTGGGCCGCGCCCGCCTCACCAACTACACCGAAGTGAGCCACGAAATTGCCGTGGCCGTAAACAACGCGGCAAGAGGATCCGCCAGCCCGGAGCAGGCGCTCAAGGGAGCAGCCGACAAGATTTCCACCCTTCTGAAGTCAGCCGGCTACTGA
- a CDS encoding carbohydrate ABC transporter permease, with protein sequence MKSTAALPSAGLQVEDSRRAGGQTQTVPPGRKPLTWKKRSLPWAYMAPSMIVLLLMTVAPAAFIFYSAFRNDKILGGVGRFVGFNNFTEALSNASVRQAFLITLAFVAGAVILEMLLGFALALPLAAQTTANKVGAALMLLPFAVTPAVAAMVFKQLLNPNYGWVGYYLGQLGFPKGVDLLGDPTSAWIVLLILDIWQWTPFIALILMAGLQSLPGEPREAALVDGASPWQMFRHITLPGMIPFIAIAAVLRTIQAFKTFDSFKILTGGGPGSSTEIINLGIFRVGLQSFNVGLACALGVIFLIILSLLVPLMLRVIGRRSDPEEI encoded by the coding sequence ATGAAATCCACTGCCGCCCTGCCCAGCGCAGGGCTGCAGGTTGAAGATTCCCGTCGCGCGGGCGGTCAAACACAGACCGTCCCGCCCGGCAGGAAACCCTTGACCTGGAAGAAGCGCTCACTCCCCTGGGCCTACATGGCCCCGTCAATGATCGTCCTGCTGCTAATGACCGTGGCACCGGCGGCGTTCATCTTCTACTCGGCATTCCGGAACGACAAGATCCTAGGTGGCGTGGGCCGGTTTGTCGGGTTCAACAACTTCACCGAAGCTCTCTCCAACGCCTCGGTCCGCCAGGCATTCCTCATCACTCTTGCCTTTGTGGCCGGGGCCGTCATCCTGGAAATGCTCCTTGGATTCGCGCTGGCACTGCCCCTGGCCGCCCAGACCACCGCAAACAAGGTTGGGGCAGCCCTCATGCTGCTGCCATTCGCGGTAACACCTGCCGTGGCAGCCATGGTCTTCAAGCAGTTGCTGAACCCCAACTATGGCTGGGTCGGCTACTACCTGGGTCAACTCGGCTTTCCCAAGGGCGTTGACCTGCTCGGCGACCCGACCTCCGCCTGGATCGTTCTGCTGATCCTGGACATCTGGCAGTGGACCCCCTTCATCGCCCTCATTCTGATGGCCGGGCTCCAGTCCCTTCCCGGCGAACCGCGGGAAGCAGCCCTGGTCGACGGCGCCTCGCCCTGGCAAATGTTCCGCCACATCACGTTGCCGGGGATGATCCCGTTCATCGCCATCGCTGCAGTCCTTCGCACCATCCAAGCCTTCAAGACCTTCGACTCGTTCAAGATCCTCACCGGCGGAGGCCCCGGCAGCTCCACGGAAATCATCAATCTCGGCATATTCCGTGTCGGCCTGCAAAGCTTCAACGTGGGACTCGCCTGCGCCCTCGGCGTGATCTTCCTGATCATCCTGTCCCTGCTCGTACCCCTGATGCTGCGCGTTATTGGCCGCCGGTCCGATCCTGAGGAAATCTAA
- a CDS encoding carbohydrate ABC transporter permease — protein MSTPSTTIGRGSIARIIVGRTFLWAWLVIGLIPLVFMLVTSIKPAGLANQIPPAWLFQPTLENYASVLSAGGGKSETFGQLLLNSAIVSLGATALAIAVGVPAAYALTMRDFRARKGLSSWILSTYMFPPIVAVIPIFVFAGKLGLMDTYPVLIVPYAAFNLPIVVWILRSSILQLPYEIQEAAMMDGASSWNILRRIIWPLLVPSVATAAVLTLVLSWNEFLFALSLTRSGAKTAPVGLQQFTGMYGTDWGDITAAATLIVAPILVLMIILRRQMVAGLAFGAVK, from the coding sequence ATGTCAACACCTTCAACAACCATCGGCCGCGGCTCAATAGCCCGGATCATTGTCGGCCGCACCTTCCTCTGGGCATGGCTCGTCATTGGACTCATCCCGCTGGTGTTCATGCTTGTCACCTCCATCAAGCCTGCTGGCCTGGCAAACCAGATACCGCCGGCCTGGCTGTTCCAGCCGACGCTTGAAAATTACGCATCTGTTCTCTCCGCGGGCGGCGGTAAATCCGAGACCTTCGGACAGCTCCTTCTGAACAGCGCCATCGTTAGCCTCGGCGCCACGGCCCTGGCCATCGCCGTAGGAGTGCCGGCCGCCTACGCCCTGACCATGCGGGACTTCCGTGCACGGAAAGGTCTCTCCTCCTGGATCCTTTCCACCTACATGTTTCCGCCCATCGTTGCCGTGATTCCGATCTTCGTGTTCGCGGGCAAGCTCGGACTGATGGACACCTACCCCGTGCTGATCGTCCCGTACGCCGCCTTCAATCTGCCCATTGTTGTCTGGATTCTCCGCAGCTCAATTTTGCAGCTGCCCTACGAGATCCAGGAGGCAGCAATGATGGACGGCGCCTCAAGCTGGAATATCCTGCGACGGATCATCTGGCCCCTGCTGGTGCCATCGGTAGCAACAGCAGCCGTACTCACCCTTGTACTGTCCTGGAATGAATTCCTGTTCGCACTGTCCCTGACCCGAAGCGGAGCCAAAACGGCGCCAGTCGGTCTCCAGCAATTCACCGGCATGTACGGCACCGACTGGGGCGACATCACCGCCGCCGCAACACTCATCGTTGCGCCGATCCTGGTCCTAATGATCATTCTGCGGCGGCAAATGGTCGCTGGGCTGGCATTCGGAGCGGTCAAGTGA
- a CDS encoding Gfo/Idh/MocA family protein gives MSQQSNSPKTLGVAMIGYAFMGKAHSNAWRNVASYFDVPAFEQKVLVGRDAGQVAAAAAKYGWTESATDWRSVLERDDIDIVDICAPGWMHAEIAIAALEAGKHVLVEKPLANTLTEAEAMTAAAQAARTRGVQSMVGFNYRRVPALALARELIAEGRLGTVRHVRATYLQDWLADPESPMTWRLNKETAGSGALGDIASHAIDQVLFLLGDAVTEVSGRLHTFTPVRPGKDGPEDVTVDDAAWATLSLASGAIASVEVSRVATGQKNSLKLEIYGDKGTILFDLEDLNELGFLDATVPVREQGFRRILVNEPEHPYLEAWWPQGHIIGWEHTFTHEIRDFLAAVAGGGSPSPSFEEGLAVQRVLAAVEESAAAKSAIIQLVQPANTATEGA, from the coding sequence ATGTCACAGCAAAGCAACTCGCCCAAAACGCTCGGTGTCGCCATGATCGGTTACGCGTTCATGGGCAAAGCCCACTCAAATGCGTGGCGGAACGTTGCCAGCTACTTCGACGTTCCGGCATTTGAGCAGAAAGTGCTCGTGGGCCGGGACGCCGGCCAGGTCGCGGCCGCAGCCGCAAAGTATGGCTGGACCGAGTCCGCCACGGACTGGCGGTCCGTCCTGGAGCGGGACGACATCGACATCGTCGATATCTGCGCCCCGGGCTGGATGCATGCCGAGATCGCCATCGCCGCCCTTGAGGCGGGCAAGCACGTGCTCGTGGAGAAGCCGCTGGCCAACACCCTCACCGAGGCCGAGGCCATGACAGCGGCGGCGCAGGCGGCCCGGACCCGCGGAGTCCAGTCGATGGTCGGGTTCAACTACCGCCGCGTCCCGGCCCTGGCGTTGGCGCGGGAACTGATCGCCGAAGGCCGGCTCGGCACCGTCCGGCACGTGCGGGCCACCTACCTGCAGGACTGGCTCGCCGACCCGGAATCCCCCATGACCTGGCGGCTGAACAAGGAAACCGCCGGATCCGGCGCGCTCGGCGACATCGCCTCCCACGCGATCGACCAGGTGCTGTTCCTCCTCGGGGACGCGGTCACCGAGGTCTCCGGCCGGCTGCACACCTTCACGCCGGTCCGCCCGGGCAAGGACGGCCCGGAGGATGTAACGGTCGACGACGCCGCCTGGGCCACGCTGTCCCTCGCTTCCGGGGCCATCGCCTCCGTTGAAGTCTCCCGGGTGGCCACCGGCCAGAAGAACTCCCTGAAGCTGGAGATTTACGGTGACAAGGGCACCATCCTGTTCGACCTGGAAGACCTGAACGAACTCGGTTTCCTCGACGCCACCGTCCCGGTCCGGGAGCAGGGCTTCCGCCGGATCCTGGTCAACGAACCCGAACACCCCTATCTGGAGGCGTGGTGGCCGCAGGGCCACATCATCGGCTGGGAGCACACCTTCACGCACGAGATCCGCGACTTCCTGGCCGCGGTCGCCGGCGGCGGTTCGCCGTCGCCGTCGTTCGAGGAGGGCCTCGCCGTCCAGCGCGTGCTGGCGGCCGTCGAGGAGTCAGCGGCCGCGAAAAGCGCCATCATCCAGCTTGTCCAGCCCGCCAACACCGCCACCGAAGGAGCCTGA
- a CDS encoding sugar phosphate isomerase/epimerase family protein: MSRPYTLFTGQWADLPFEEVARLASGWGYDGLEIAVSGDHLDAWRWDEPGYVESKLELLDKYNLKVWAISNHLKGQAVCDDPIDFRHEAIVGPRVWGDGNPEGVRQRAAEEMKHTARLAKALGVDTVVGFTGSSIWQYVAMFPPVPEKVIDAGYQDFADRWNPILDVFDEQGVRFAHEVHPSEIAYDYWTTVRTLEAIGHREAFGLNWDPSHMMWQGIDPVSFIWDFKDRIYHVDCKDTKVRQTGRNTVLGSHLPWGDPRRGWDFVSAGRGDVPWEASFRALTAIGYTGPISVEWEDAGMDRLHGAPEALANLKKYDFPASQTSFDAAFNQ; the protein is encoded by the coding sequence ATGTCCCGCCCGTACACGCTGTTCACCGGCCAGTGGGCCGACCTGCCCTTCGAGGAAGTCGCGCGCCTTGCCTCGGGCTGGGGCTATGACGGCCTGGAAATCGCCGTCTCCGGAGACCACCTGGACGCCTGGCGCTGGGATGAACCCGGCTACGTCGAATCCAAGCTCGAACTCCTGGACAAGTACAACCTCAAGGTCTGGGCCATCTCCAACCACCTCAAAGGCCAAGCCGTCTGCGATGACCCCATCGACTTCCGCCACGAAGCAATCGTCGGCCCGCGCGTGTGGGGCGACGGGAACCCCGAAGGCGTCCGCCAGCGCGCCGCCGAAGAAATGAAACACACCGCCCGACTCGCCAAGGCTTTGGGGGTGGACACCGTAGTGGGATTCACCGGCTCCTCGATCTGGCAATACGTGGCGATGTTCCCGCCCGTCCCGGAGAAGGTCATCGATGCCGGCTACCAGGACTTCGCCGACCGCTGGAACCCCATCCTGGACGTCTTCGACGAACAAGGGGTCCGCTTCGCCCACGAAGTCCACCCCAGTGAGATCGCCTACGACTACTGGACCACCGTCCGGACCCTCGAGGCGATCGGCCACCGCGAAGCGTTCGGCCTGAACTGGGACCCCTCCCACATGATGTGGCAAGGGATCGACCCCGTCTCCTTCATCTGGGACTTCAAGGACCGCATCTACCACGTCGACTGCAAGGACACCAAGGTCCGCCAAACCGGCCGGAACACCGTCCTCGGCTCCCACCTGCCCTGGGGCGACCCGCGCCGCGGCTGGGACTTCGTCTCCGCAGGACGCGGCGACGTGCCTTGGGAAGCCTCCTTCCGCGCCCTGACCGCGATCGGCTACACCGGCCCCATCTCTGTTGAGTGGGAAGACGCCGGCATGGACCGCCTCCACGGCGCCCCCGAAGCCCTCGCCAACCTCAAAAAATACGACTTCCCGGCATCGCAGACCAGCTTCGACGCCGCCTTCAACCAATAG
- a CDS encoding Gfo/Idh/MocA family protein encodes MDEKEAPLRIGILGASRISPTSIIEPARLTGARLVAVAARDRDRAQAFAGQHRVERVLGSYEELVNDPEVEAVYNPLANSLHAPWNLAAIAAGKHVLSEKPFAANATEARNVRDAGERAGVKVVDGFHYLYHPVTKRLHELVASGELGELRRVETMVTIPPPPPEDPRWSLPLAGGALMDLGCYSLHAIRAMAPLAGGNPTLISARGAERSGLPGVDEWVDADLVYPSGVTATAQCNMNGTRAEMTYRVMGSKGQATVGNFILPHTDDSLKVNTSDGERTEHLGRRSSYTYQLEAFAALIRHGIPMPTDSADAVQTMELIDQCYKAIGLEPRDSSTQTESKAHQLHKNP; translated from the coding sequence ATGGACGAAAAAGAAGCACCCCTGCGCATCGGCATCCTGGGAGCATCCCGCATCAGCCCCACATCCATCATTGAACCTGCAAGGCTGACAGGTGCGCGGCTGGTGGCCGTCGCAGCCCGCGACCGCGACCGGGCACAGGCCTTCGCCGGCCAGCATCGCGTGGAACGGGTACTCGGCTCCTACGAAGAACTTGTTAATGACCCGGAAGTCGAAGCAGTCTACAACCCCCTGGCCAACTCGCTGCACGCCCCTTGGAACCTAGCGGCCATCGCCGCAGGAAAACACGTCCTCTCGGAGAAACCGTTCGCCGCAAACGCGACAGAAGCCAGGAATGTGCGCGATGCAGGCGAACGCGCGGGCGTCAAGGTCGTGGACGGCTTCCACTATCTCTACCACCCGGTCACCAAGCGGCTCCACGAACTCGTTGCCTCGGGGGAACTCGGCGAGCTTCGACGCGTGGAAACCATGGTGACGATTCCACCCCCGCCTCCCGAAGACCCAAGGTGGTCACTGCCGCTGGCGGGGGGAGCACTGATGGACCTGGGCTGCTACAGCCTTCACGCCATCCGCGCCATGGCCCCCCTGGCAGGCGGTAATCCCACCCTCATCAGCGCCCGGGGAGCCGAACGCTCCGGCCTGCCCGGAGTCGACGAATGGGTTGACGCCGACCTGGTTTATCCCTCGGGAGTCACCGCGACGGCACAATGCAACATGAACGGAACCCGAGCCGAAATGACCTACCGCGTCATGGGAAGCAAGGGACAAGCCACAGTGGGAAATTTCATCCTTCCTCATACCGATGACAGCCTCAAGGTGAACACGAGTGACGGCGAACGGACCGAGCACCTGGGAAGAAGATCCTCCTACACCTACCAGCTGGAAGCTTTTGCCGCCCTCATCCGGCACGGAATCCCCATGCCCACAGACAGCGCAGACGCCGTCCAGACCATGGAGCTAATCGACCAATGCTACAAAGCCATCGGACTCGAACCACGTGACAGCAGCACCCAGACCGAGTCAAAGGCTCACCAACTCCACAAGAACCCATAG